The segment CTAGGTTGCACATCTGAAGTAACGATCTAGAAGAAAATATCCTTTTCAAGTAATAACTGAAGTAATAAATATAAATACATGGTAAACAATGGCTGGAGTAAAGAGATAACTATCAATCCTATCTAATATTCCACCATGACCAGGGAGAACATCTCCTGAGTCTTTCAATCCAGCATCTCTTTTCATCATCGATTCAGTTAAATCTCCTACCAAAGCAAAGAAAGCAACCAGAATGCCTAGCAAAGCTCCAGCCAGCAAGCCTAAACGCCATTGAAAAATCAGACCTGACATAGCACCTACTGTAATAGCTGAAAACAACCCACCAATTGCACCCTCGATAGTCTTAGAAGGAGAAATTGGGGAAAGCCTATGCTTCCCAAAACTCCTGCCGAAGAAATAAGATCCAATATCACATGCAACAATCATCAAACATGTTGAAAGAGTTATAGCCATTCCTATGCTCATAAATGTAGAGGTATGGGCTATTAACGGTGAAAGATCTGTCGTCAAGCCATAATCAACAAGGTTTCTTAATTTAATCCAATAGCTTGGCAGGAACCCAAGATAAAAAAGTCCAAATATCGATGCAGCAATGTCTGCAATGGAACCAGTCTTTGGTTGCAAAAGCAACCAGCCACATATAGCAGCACCACTAAGTGGTAAAACACCTGCAGACGCAATCCCCGGGAGTCCTTTAGCTATACCTAAGTGAGTTGAAATAAGGAGTAATTGACAGGCTAAAAGAGTAGTTTTAGTTGCTGGTCGAATACCAGTAAATTCGGCCATTCTAAAAAATTCAAGTAAAGCAAGATGTACTATTACGCATAAAGAAAAAGTAAACCACCAACCTCCAAGCAAAACTATTAACAATCCAAACATACCTATAACAAATCCACTCACAATTCTTTTACTTGAGAGACCAGAATGCATTAGGAAACAACTCTCACTTGTAGAGGTATCTGATTAGGCCAAAATTTATG is part of the Prochlorococcus marinus str. MIT 0919 genome and harbors:
- a CDS encoding phosphatidate cytidylyltransferase — protein: MHSGLSSKRIVSGFVIGMFGLLIVLLGGWWFTFSLCVIVHLALLEFFRMAEFTGIRPATKTTLLACQLLLISTHLGIAKGLPGIASAGVLPLSGAAICGWLLLQPKTGSIADIAASIFGLFYLGFLPSYWIKLRNLVDYGLTTDLSPLIAHTSTFMSIGMAITLSTCLMIVACDIGSYFFGRSFGKHRLSPISPSKTIEGAIGGLFSAITVGAMSGLIFQWRLGLLAGALLGILVAFFALVGDLTESMMKRDAGLKDSGDVLPGHGGILDRIDSYLFTPAIVYHVFIFITSVIT